A region of the Thioploca ingrica genome:
AAGCTCGATTCGCGTTCAATGGCATGATATTCTTCGATTTGTAACTGCGCTATTTTTTTAGTCACGGCGACTAAACGCGCCTGATATTCTCCGCCTTGACCATTAAATAAGGTGACGGTTATTCCAAGGCGTAAGCGTAAAACGGTTACTAAATAATGAGATAATTCTTTAGGTAAGATAATTTCTTGTCCGACCGCGAGTGGCTTATTGATGTAGAATCTGGATAATCGCATGGTTACTTAATCTCGGGTGGCTTGCTCAATGCCGTGGTAAGCAATTTGGGCCAAGCGTTCAATTTGCTCTGGGGTAATGACATAAGGGGGCATTAAATAAATCACGTTGCCTAGAGGACGTAATAACGCGCCTTGTGTTAGTGCATATTGATAAACTCGCAAACCACGCCGTTCTTGCCAGGGATAAGGTTGGCGCGTTTTTTTATCTTTTACCATTTCGATGGCGACTATCATCCCCTGTTGACGTACTTCACCGACATGAGGATGGTCTTGTAGCGGACGAGTGGCTCGTGTCATCACTTGGGCCAAATGACGGTTATTTTCAATCACCTGGTCTTGAGCAAAAATAGCTAAGGTTGCTAGTGCTGCTCGACAAGCGAGCGGGTTACCGGTATAACTGTGTGAATGTAAAAATGCTTTTAAAGTCGTGTACTCATCATAAAAAGCTTGATAAATTTTTTCCGTCGTTAATACCACTGACAAAGGTAAATACCCACCCGTTAAGCCCTTAGATAAACATAAGAAATCAGCCGCAATATTAGCCTGTTCGCAAGCGAAGAAAGTTCCGGTGCGTCCAAACCCAACCGCAATTTCATCGGCAATTAAGTGTACCTGATATTGATCACAAGCGGCTCGCAACCGACTTAAATAAATAGGATGATACATCCGCATACCACCGGCACACTGTACCAACGGTTCAACAATCACGGCAGCGATACGGTCGGCTTGTTGTTTGAGTAATGTTTCCATCATCACAAATTGCCGCTGAGCATAATCTTCATAAGACTCGCCTAGTTCGGCATAACACCCTGCTGGTGACGGGACCGTAATCGTTTTCATTAACAGGGGGGCATAAATTTCTTTATATAAAGCCACATCACCAACGGCTAATGCGCCTAATGTTTCGCCATGATAACTATCTTGTAAAGTCACAAACTGTTGTTTTTGAGGTTGTCCTTGATTACGCCAATAATGAAAGCTCATTTTTAATGCCACTTCTATCGCAGCAGAACCATTATCTGCATAAAAACAACGTGTTAAACTGGGTGGTGTTAATGCTAATAGTCGCTCCGATAATTCAATTACCGGTTCATGGCTGAAACCAGCCAAGATGACGTGCTCTAAAGTGGCCAATTGCTCTTGTATAGCGGCATTAATTCTCGGATTAGCATGACCAAACAAATTCACCCACCACGAACTAATCGCATCTATATAACGATTACCATCAAAATCCTCTAACCAAACTCCCTCACCTCGACGAATGGGAATTAAGGGTAAAGTTTCATGGTCTTTCATTTGAGTACAGGGATGCCAAAGAACTGAGAGATCGCGTTGAAGCAGTTTTAAATTAAACATAGTAATGCCTTGAAACAAATTGATCATTTTATCAAATTATGATTTTTGAATAATCCGGCTTCTATAACCAAGGGATCCTAAATTTCTTACCAAATAAATTAAATATACCGTTTATATGAAAAAATATACCTTTTGTCATAAAATAATTGTTTTATATTTTTAATAGGAACATAATAAAAATATAGGTTGATTTTTATTGGAGGAATAAAAGTCAAAATTAAACCTATAAAGTTGGCTAAAAACCGATGTTGATTGACGATAGTGACTAGTAATGACTATCTCAATTAAGGGCAACCCGGTTTGTCACCAACTGAAAAATAAACTTCTTAATCAATGACCAAGTGATGGAGAAAAACCATGTTAAAGAAAATGTTGACCCCTATCGTTATGGGTATTGCTTTTATGGGTATGGCTGCTACTGTAAATGTGGCAATTGCTGATGAAGATGTTGATTTAATGCAAGCATTAGTTGATGAGATGTCCATGATTACGATTCCACCAGCAACTTGCGAACAATGTGCTCTCAATGTTGAGAAGGCAATTGGATTCGTGGCCAATATGAACGATATGTGCAATGCTCTGGAACAGGACTTAGAAGAGACGAGAAGTTATTGCAAGACTCAATCCGCTACTATAAATAGCCCATTCAAAGCTAAATGCGACGCACTGACAGATGGTTTCTATAGTCAGCAGTTAGCTGATCGTCAGTCGTGTCGTGATCTATTAGGATCAATGGTAACGACCAGAAACAAGGTTGAACATGCTTGTTATGGTGCCCCACTTTATTGCGGCAATATTCCAGGTTGGCCCAACTAAGCTTCTACCTCATAATAGTTTACTCTAATCAGATAAAAAGCCTGCTTACTTAAAAAGTGAGCAGGTTTTTCTTGCTTTGTTAGCAACTAAACTTCTTTCCACCACGATACATCTACTTCTGCTTTTATTTTCCGTCCTTTTTTACCCAATTTACTCAAAAACTGATATCCCGTTTCCTTTTCTACCTCTTTAACTGCAGTGGCATAGTCCCATAATTGACTGGCTTTAACTTCGTCATTAGGCAAAATAAATCCAATACTACGTTGGTGTTTAAAAGAATAAATAACGGTATAAAATCCTTTTGGAATGGGAATATCGTTGATTCGCTTAGAACGTTGGTTATTATAAGTTGGCCCGGTAACCACCGCTAATTTACTCTTAGTATGAGTCCAGCGGCGGATTAAGGCTTCTAAACTTCCCCAAGCTTGGCGGTTGAGTTTAGGGTGCTGTAATACGATGTTAGATATAGCAAAAGTTTGATCATTACTTCTGCGGCTAAAATCAATCGCAGCACTCGGTGCCAAATGTCCTTTGTCATAGCCGCTATTGCGAAAATCTTCAGGGGTTACACGATATTGTTCCGGAATATCGGGATCGGGATAAAATCTTTCGCCGCGATCCAAATTAACTCCAATAGAATGTTTAGAAACAATATAAGAAGCCCATAGAGCGGTCTTGTGCTTATAACTATACCCTAAACTATAACCATCTCGATCCAGAACTAAGTCACATGAGCAAGGTTCACCTAACTTTTTATGATTTCGTAAAGTAAATACCCACGTATAGATACTATGCCGCTTAGGCCATAATTGAGATGAGATGAGATATT
Encoded here:
- a CDS encoding DNA/RNA non-specific endonuclease — protein: MELRCILINLASAVAGASIQYLISSQLWPKRHSIYTWVFTLRNHKKLGEPCSCDLVLDRDGYSLGYSYKHKTALWASYIVSKHSIGVNLDRGERFYPDPDIPEQYRVTPEDFRNSGYDKGHLAPSAAIDFSRRSNDQTFAISNIVLQHPKLNRQAWGSLEALIRRWTHTKSKLAVVTGPTYNNQRSKRINDIPIPKGFYTVIYSFKHQRSIGFILPNDEVKASQLWDYATAVKEVEKETGYQFLSKLGKKGRKIKAEVDVSWWKEV
- a CDS encoding adenosylmethionine-8-amino-7-oxononanoate aminotransferase, with protein sequence MFNLKLLQRDLSVLWHPCTQMKDHETLPLIPIRRGEGVWLEDFDGNRYIDAISSWWVNLFGHANPRINAAIQEQLATLEHVILAGFSHEPVIELSERLLALTPPSLTRCFYADNGSAAIEVALKMSFHYWRNQGQPQKQQFVTLQDSYHGETLGALAVGDVALYKEIYAPLLMKTITVPSPAGCYAELGESYEDYAQRQFVMMETLLKQQADRIAAVIVEPLVQCAGGMRMYHPIYLSRLRAACDQYQVHLIADEIAVGFGRTGTFFACEQANIAADFLCLSKGLTGGYLPLSVVLTTEKIYQAFYDEYTTLKAFLHSHSYTGNPLACRAALATLAIFAQDQVIENNRHLAQVMTRATRPLQDHPHVGEVRQQGMIVAIEMVKDKKTRQPYPWQERRGLRVYQYALTQGALLRPLGNVIYLMPPYVITPEQIERLAQIAYHGIEQATRD